The proteins below are encoded in one region of Silene latifolia isolate original U9 population chromosome 2, ASM4854445v1, whole genome shotgun sequence:
- the LOC141628037 gene encoding small ubiquitin-related modifier 2-like translates to MEEISNNSTEEGNANKKQKTQDFSNSIVIKFTNNTDNRTFYVTVKRTVTFRKIFEIYCLHQNVEYETARFLYEDQKILPNLTPFDINFPDGGEIDVMSYVSGGGC, encoded by the exons ATGGAAGAAATTAGCAACAATTCCACGGAAGAAGGTAATGCAAATAAGAAGCAGAAAACTCAAGATTTCTCCAACTCCATTGTCATCAAATTCACCAATAACACG GATAATCGGACGTTTTATGTCACAGTGAAGCGGACTGTAACATTTCGAaagatatttgaaatatattgtCTACATCAAAATGTAGAATACGAGACTGCTCGTTTCCTGTATGAAGATCAAAAGATTCTTCCTAATCTCACTCCTTTTGAT ATAAATTTTCCAGATGGAGGGGAAATTGATGTGATGAGCTATGTGAGCGGAGGTGGTTGCTAA
- the LOC141642135 gene encoding PLASMODESMATA CALLOSE-BINDING PROTEIN 2-like: MEHTPNHTRTSLKQTKLTLIILYLTMCAHVVIVDGLWCVARSDATDTVLQSGLDYVCAAGADCTPLQQSGLCFLPNTLQAHASYAYNSFFQRNNGATGSCDFSGSATLAKTDPSYGACMYPSSPSTAGNMPTTTGTTPTTNPSVTTPPYGTAPPYGISSPFTPSTTGTFGGSGINPNMGPPIATTSDSATSRSLSAATTLVMQMLIPLLSYIAVF, from the exons ATGGAACACACCCCAAACCACACAAGAACATCCTTAAAACAAACAAAATTAACACTTATTATTCTTTATCTAACAATGTGTGCACATGTAGTTATTGTAGACGGATTATGGTGCGTCGCACGAAGCGACGCAACAGATACGGTGTTACAGTCGGGACTTGACTACGTTTGCGCAGCCGGTGCCGACTGTACTCCGTTACAACAATCTGGGTTGTGTTTTTTGCCTAATACTTTACAAGCTCATGCTTCTTATGCTTATAATAGTTTTTTTCAACGTAATAATGGTGCTACCGGTTCTTGTGATTTTTCCGGTTCGGCTACTCTTGCTAAGACTGATCCTA GTTATGGAGCTTGTATGTACCCATCTTCTCCAAG CACTGCAGGAAACATGCCTACTACCACTGGCACAACACCAACAACCAACCCTTCTGTAACAACTCCTCCTTACGGCACAGCACCGCCTTATGGAATTTCATCACCATTCACCCCTTCAACCACCGGAACTTTTGGTGGGTCCGGTATTAATCCAAACATGGGACCACCAATTGCCACGACAAGCGACTCAGCCACTTCCCGATCCCTTTCAGCTGCTACAACCCTTGTTATGCAAATGCTGATTCCACTGCTCTCTTACATTGCTGTTTTCTGA